One Pseudomonas sp. AN-1 genomic region harbors:
- a CDS encoding acyltransferase has translation MKILKWYQRLRIWFYRRLSTNRPHLQGCKMRQPLMCAGKGRIALQGVQLGYWPSPGFLNGCIYIEAREASAQVSIGAGTILNNNAAIIAEKGRIDIGRNCLIGRNFSVVDSDFHGLSVAERRSGVHSTADVRIEDEVFIGNDVTLLKGVSVGYGAVIGSGAVVVRDVEANAVYAGNPARLIRRLDEPDR, from the coding sequence ATGAAGATATTGAAGTGGTACCAGCGCCTGCGTATCTGGTTTTATCGCCGCCTGTCGACCAACCGGCCGCATCTGCAGGGCTGCAAGATGCGCCAGCCGCTGATGTGTGCCGGCAAGGGGCGCATAGCCCTGCAGGGCGTGCAGCTCGGCTACTGGCCTTCGCCCGGCTTTCTCAATGGCTGCATCTACATCGAGGCGCGCGAGGCGAGCGCGCAGGTCAGCATCGGGGCGGGGACCATTCTCAACAACAATGCGGCGATCATCGCCGAGAAAGGGCGTATCGATATCGGCCGCAACTGCCTGATCGGCCGCAACTTCAGCGTGGTCGACTCCGACTTCCATGGCCTGAGTGTGGCCGAGCGGCGCTCGGGCGTGCACTCGACGGCGGATGTGCGCATCGAGGACGAGGTGTTCATCGGCAACGACGTGACCCTGCTCAAGGGAGTTTCCGTCGGCTACGGCGCGGTGATCGGCAGTGGTGCGGTGGTGGTGCGCGATGTCGAGGCGAACGCGGTGTACGCGGGCAATCCGGCTCGACTG